The following is a genomic window from Aeromonas sp. FDAARGOS 1405.
CACCAAGCTGAGGGCCGGTGTTTTCTGCAGCTTTTCCTGAAAGGGTGTAACCAAATGATGATCCATTTGCTTGCGCTAAATCAGGTGCGGCAAGGGTCATGGTTGTGCAGGATGTACTGATGAGGAACAGAAGTGTGCCAAGCTGATATATTTTCATTTTTTTCAAACCATTTGCCTTCATTTTATTGCTCAGCAAGAAGGTTGCTGACAGAGGTCTGTTCCAGTTGAGGTATCAGATACCATTGTTCTTCAGTCTTGCATGCCGCGCGTCTTTGCGAGTGGCCTTGCACACTGTTAAACAACAACTCAACGCACTCAAGACCCAGAGCCGAAACATAACGTTGCCCCAGGGTATAGGTCACATTGTTTCTACTGAATGCTGCCCCCTGTGGCAGCGTATTCAGCGCCTGCTGCAGATCGGGAGGCATGACATGCAATTCGGTAGCAATCGAGGGGTTGACGAGAGGACGAGACGCTTCTACCTGCTTTGGCTCATATGCGCAGCCACCAACTTGTATGGCTAATGAAATCGCCAATAACCGGGTTGCATAATTCATGTGTCAATATTTTCCATGGAGTCAAATGTTAATCTGTTAAAACTTTACAGTCTTATGCTCTGGTAATTTTTTACCGATTTGCTGGTAATCTTTGCGACCCAAGAAGAACTGCAATATTCAGCATTACGAAGATTTTCATATCCTCTACATACCAAAGTGGGCCATGAAGTACCTCATTAACAGGCAATCAGTCAAGACTTGAAAAAGCGATTGATTCAAGCTGGATCAGCGTGATTTGCTCAATATATGAGCGCTTACTGCGTACATTGCAGAATGCTCTGAACGAATCGAGTAAAACGCGAATATATGATGGATATCAGGCAGTACACCGTCTGTATTGCTCAGAGCAGTCATAAGCCTCAAGACGGGTGACACAGTTCAAATGTTGGCAAAGTGTTACACAAATGATACCAGCATCTCTTGTTTGGCCATAGCTACCGCACAACACGAGGTGCCGGGAAAATTAGACATAGCTACCGCACGGCGATGACATCCTGCCGGATAAAAAGCATACAAGATGGATGTGAAATAAATACAGGAGGGACAAAATACGTGGACTGCCAGCTCAAAAAGCCAGCAGATAGATTATAATGTAAGCACCCAACCCGTGCATGAAAGCGTCACAATGTGACGTATATCATACTTATTCTCGTTTTTTTTGAATGCTACCAATAAGCCGCAATTGGGTCAACAATCAAAAATTCCACCTGCAATCCCCACCCGATGAAAAAATCAGCAAAATACTGTTTTTTAAGAATTTTTTATTTAATTTTTCATTGGCAAAAAATGTATTCACATGGTGTAAATAATTTTGATGATGCTCCAGATTAATTTAGAAACGTCTAAATTATTCCTCTTCCCTTCCAGAAAAAATTAATTTTTGTGAAGTCACAATATTGATTTTTCAATGAAAATGAAATAGGAGAAATCTGATTTACCCAGGAAGTCATATCCGACATCCCTCTCAAACTCCTCGCCCTGCGCGATAAACCAGTCCACGCCAGCGAGCATCATCACGTCACATGTTACACATTTGTTCAAATAACGAACTAAGCCGGGATGCTGATGACCTCCCCTTATTAAGGGCATCAACGCGATAGCCCATTTATCGACCAACATGATTTTTTTTAGTTTTTCTGGCCGTGATTGACAGGGTTATTGTCTGTTGACTATGCCTGATATGTGTCCGATTGAATCAGCGACACAGGGTCACAACGACATTGGAGGGGGCATGGACGCTAACACTCTATCAAGGATCGGCCTGCTGGTTTCGTTGCTCACCAGCGCAGGAGCGATAGCCAATGACAATATTCTTACCCTGCAACTAGGCAAGGCATTCAGCAATGAAAAGCTCGACATCAAATTCGCCGACGCCAAGTTTCACCATATGTTCTGGCGCTGGGGAGACTCAGGCTGCCAATTTGGGCTGGGGGTGCGTGGAGGAACACTCAAGGTAGAAGATGAAGAGACCGCAAGACTGGGAGGCGGCGCCCGTATCGAATGCCAATGGGGTAACTGGGTGACCTGGATACCCGGCGAAATGGTCTGGCTCAATCAACATCAATTTGGCACACGCGGCCACGGCTTCAAGGATTATGGCGGCCCCTTCCAGTTCGCTCTGGGCATCGGTCTCGGCTACGCCATCACCAAGAATTGGCTGATCGGCTATCAATATGAGCACATGTCCAACGCCTATATGTATGACAAGAACCCGGGGCTGGACAGCCATACCCTCCATATCGAGTACCGTTTTTAGCCAGACAGGCTTTGTCGCTATCACCGGAACACTCTGCAAAAAAGCCTTCACTTCTGTGAAGGCTTTTCGTTATGTAGTCTTCTGATAACCGGGGTGGCCGTGAGAGGATCACCACACTCAGGAAATGGATGACGACACGCTCTACCGCTTCACCACATCATGGGGGTGGCAATCAGTCCTTTTTCGCCTTGTTGGCGAAGAAGATATCGGCCTGAATATCCTGAGTGCGCACAGTGAAGATCTGGTTGGTCAGCTCTTCAGTCAACGCCTCGGCCTCCTTCATGACTCGCAGATTGAAGTCGTTGAGCATGTTGTTGGCAGCGGTCTTGTCGGTCTTGACCGTTTTCAGATAGTTGGCTTCCATCTCTTTCTGCTCTTTGGCGATCTTCGCCTCCCAGCTCTGGTAAGCCTGCTTCACCATGGGGGCCAGTTTGGGGTAATCGGTCATTACCAAAGTCTGCAGTTTGCGATATTTCCAGTAGATGGAGTCGCTGTCGGCCTTGTCGCTACCCATGGCATAGTGCGCCGGATAGGCTTCCAGACCGCTGTAGTAGGGAACGAAGGCGGTCAGATCCGCCATGCCGAGGCCCACATAGGTCACCTCCCCCACCTCACGCGGCATCCAGGGGCGTACCTGCATCACATGGGACTCGTAGGTGCGAAACACGCTGACGGGGCGCCACGGCTCCTGACCGTTCAACCCCTTGCTGTAGGGATCGTGTTCGGTGCCGTCATAGTGATTGCGCAGCACCGCCTTGACCTCCTCCAGGGTCATCTTCTTCTCGGGGGAGAGGGTGACCGGGAACTGGCGACCGGAATCCACCGCCTGCTTGAGCGAGGGGTTGAACATCTGCTGGATGTTCCAGACCCGCGGATCGTTATAGGTACGGTCCCGCTCGTCATCGCGGGTATAGGCTTTCGAGAAGTTGAACGCCCCCTCCTTTTGCGGATGGTAGAGCCCCTTCTCGGTGGCAAATTCGATCAGATTTTTCGATCCCATCATATCGGCACTGGCGGGATCGTACTGCTGCAGGCGGCCCTGATTGCCGGTG
Proteins encoded in this region:
- a CDS encoding acyloxyacyl hydrolase gives rise to the protein MDANTLSRIGLLVSLLTSAGAIANDNILTLQLGKAFSNEKLDIKFADAKFHHMFWRWGDSGCQFGLGVRGGTLKVEDEETARLGGGARIECQWGNWVTWIPGEMVWLNQHQFGTRGHGFKDYGGPFQFALGIGLGYAITKNWLIGYQYEHMSNAYMYDKNPGLDSHTLHIEYRF
- a CDS encoding C69 family dipeptidase, producing the protein MYSFKKCVVALSINLALFSSAFACTTLLVGSEASADGSMMVARSADSDALKAQHFVIHPAKQGQSGMHSSKAHNGANDFSYPLPKNSLRYTTVPNWKTQLHGATGFNEKGVGVSGTESIFASPEALAFDPYVEDKGITEDDIPDVLLSRSTSAREAISLLGNIIETIGAGEGFGVAVVDDNELWYLETATGHHWMAQRLPKNHYFATGNQGRLQQYDPASADMMGSKNLIEFATEKGLYHPQKEGAFNFSKAYTRDDERDRTYNDPRVWNIQQMFNPSLKQAVDSGRQFPVTLSPEKKMTLEEVKAVLRNHYDGTEHDPYSKGLNGQEPWRPVSVFRTYESHVMQVRPWMPREVGEVTYVGLGMADLTAFVPYYSGLEAYPAHYAMGSDKADSDSIYWKYRKLQTLVMTDYPKLAPMVKQAYQSWEAKIAKEQKEMEANYLKTVKTDKTAANNMLNDFNLRVMKEAEALTEELTNQIFTVRTQDIQADIFFANKAKKD